A single region of the Lotus japonicus ecotype B-129 chromosome 4, LjGifu_v1.2 genome encodes:
- the LOC130712295 gene encoding paired amphipathic helix protein Sin3-like 2 encodes MAIEFGDALEYVKAVKEVFLDERENYLSFLDVLEDYRHHRIDTKGVADRVKEILKDHNDLILRFNIFLPLDYEITPPVECEYSRMEDDDQNVRRPTTKEGLEFIGAVKEAFRENMENYQCFLDVLMDFKHNRSDTKGVVDKIKKLLKDHIDLLMRFNIFLPKGYKICENSPMEDDQEPATYSMEENSMEERSKEDEQDLKRILCDLTHLVI; translated from the exons ATGGCAATAGAATTCGGTGATGCCTTGGAGTATGTCAAGGCAGTGAAGGAAGTCTTTCTTGATGAGAGGGAAAACTATCTATCTTTTTTAGATGTACTAGAGGATTACAGACATCACAG AATTGACACTAAGGGTGTTGCAGATAGAGTAAAGGAGATATTGAAAGATCATAATGATCTTATTTTGAGATTTAACATCTTCTTGCCCTTGGACTATGAAATCACACCTCCAGTGGAGTGTGAATATTCTCGTATGGAGGATGATGATCAAAATGTTAGGAGGCCAACAACAAAGGAAGGCTTAGAATTTATTGGGGCAGTAAAGGAAGCCTTTCGTGAAAACATGGAAAACTATCAATGTTTTTTAGATGTACTCATGGATTTCAAACATAACAG aAGTGACACTAAGGGTGTTGTAGACAAAATAAAGAAGTTATTGAAAGATCATATTGATCTTCTTATGAGATTTAACATTTTCTTGCCAAAGGGATATAAAATTTGTGAAAATTCTCCTATGGAGGATGACCAAGAACCAGCCACATATTCTATGGAGGAGAATTCTATGGAGGAGAGGAGTAAGGAGGATGAACAAGATTTGAAGAGGATTTTATGTGATTTAACTCATTTAGTAATTTAA